Proteins encoded in a region of the Buteo buteo unplaced genomic scaffold, bButBut1.hap1.1 HAP1_SCAFFOLD_45, whole genome shotgun sequence genome:
- the LOC142027638 gene encoding T-cell activation Rho GTPase-activating protein-like: MGLPWPFAHRRTLAAAQAPGQVGSGCSRALFGQPLAALCGEDGSLPRPIQEMLAVLHKEGPSTEGIFRRAAGRTEFRELREALDHGADVDLGSQPALLLAVILKDFLRSIPAKLLVTDLYEDWMAAMQKSGKEEKVEELKAVAKKLPGANLVLLKRLLALLQHIGHNASSSRMTASNLAICLGPNLLSPPNEDVLPLEAMLAVTEKVNVLVAFLIENCGDIFVEEMAGRSCPSAGESAAPMDRATGAVSLLRAEAL; this comes from the exons atggggctgccctggccctttgctcatcgGAGGACCctggccgctgcccaggcgccagggcaggtgggctccggctgcagcagggcgctctttggccagcccctggcagccctctgcggggaggacggctccctgccccggcccatccag gagatgctggctgtcctgcacaagGAAGGACCGTCGACAGAAGGGATATTCCGAAGAGCTGCCGGCAGGACAGAGTTTCGTgagctgcgggaggccctggaccACGGTGCGGATgtcgacctgggcagccagcctgcgctgctgctggccgtcatcttgaag gacttcctccgaagcatccccgccaagctcctcgtgacagacctctacgaggactggatggcagcgatgcagaagagcggcaaggaggagaaggttgaagagctgaaagc ggtggccaagaagttgcctggagccaatCTCGTCCTCCTCAAGcggctgctggccctcctccagcacatcggccacaacgcctccagcagcagaatgaccgccagcaacctggccatctgccttgggccaaatcTGCTGAGCCCACCTAACGAGGACGTGCTCCCCCTTgaggccatgctggcggtgactgagaag gtgaacgtgctggTGGCGTTTCTCATTGAAAACTGCGGTGACATCTttgtggaggagatggctggccgctcctgtccatcagccgGGGAGTCGGCAGCCCCCATGgacagagccacag GTGCCGTTTCCCTGTTACGGGCTGAAGCCCTGTGA